The following are encoded in a window of Labrus bergylta chromosome 16, fLabBer1.1, whole genome shotgun sequence genomic DNA:
- the LOC109983110 gene encoding cytosolic 5'-nucleotidase 3A: MIPELSNPSVLMKDPQRVQEILESMMKAGSNTVQVISDFDMTLTRFAYNGKRCPTCHNILDNSKLITNECREKLKELLNTYYPIEIDSARSIEEKLPLMVQWWTKAHELLVQQEIKKDLLAMVVRESDAMLREGYQLFFDHLHEHSIPLLIFSAGIGDILEEVVRQAGVFHSNVKVFSNYMDFDETGVLKAFKGELIHIYNKREGALLNTGHFQELRTRPNVLLLGDSLGDLTMADGVQDMENILKIGFLNDKVEERKQSYLDSYDIVLVKDETLEVPNAIMLYLTGNK, translated from the exons ATG ATTCCAGAGTTGTCCAACCCGTCCGTGCTTATGAAGGACCCCCAGAGGGTCCAGGAGATCCTTGAGTCCATGATGAAGGCTGGCTCCAACACCGTGCAG GTGATCTCGGATTTCGACATGACCCTGACACGATTTGCATACAACGGAAAGAGGTGTCCCACCTGTCACA ATATTCTTGACAACAGCAAACTTATCACCAACGAGTGCAGGGAGAAG ctgaaggagctgctcaacACTTACTACCCAATAGAAATTGACTCTGCACGATCAATTGAAGAAAAGCTACCCCTTATGGTGCAGTG GTGGACTAAAGCCCATGAACTACTGGTTCAGCAGGAGATTAAGAAGGACCTGCTGGCCATGGTGGTGCGAGAGTCTGATGCCATGCTGAG GGAGGGATACCAACTCTTCTTTGACCACCTGCATGAGCACAGCATCCCTCTGCTCATCTTCTCTGCGGGGATCGGAGACATTTTAGAAGAGGTTGTTCGCCAGGCCGGTGTCTTCCACTCCAATGTCAAAGTGTTCTCCAACTACATGGACTTTGATGAAACT GGAGTATTGAAGGCTTTTAAGGGAGAGCTGATTCACATCTACAACAAAAGGGAAGGAGCGCTGCTCAACACGGGCCACTTCCAGGAGCTGCGGACGCGGCCTAACGTACTGCTATTGGGAGACTCTCTGGGAGATCTGACCATGGCTGATGGGGTGCAGGACATGGAAAACATCCTAAAGATTGGCTTCCTCAATGACAAG gtggaggagaggaagcagTCTTACTTGGACTCCTATGATATTGTTTTGGTAAAAGATGAGACTTTGGAAGTCCCTAATGCCATAATGCTCTACCTCACTGGGAATAAGTGA
- the LOC109983111 gene encoding kelch-like protein 11, producing the protein MCGCVCRLLSVSSILHFPPLRTSSAGSRMAAAAPNPEDSARSSGGSGTSTPSALAGDGDAEETEDFTSSSHCSELSRRQNEQRKQGLFCDVTLAFSSGVATGSVQSCEFSAHRSVLAAATDYFTPLLGGQFSESLSGRVEMKEWSSELGPDPDTVESVIQYMYTGEIRVSTCNVHEVLELADRFLLVQLKEFCGEFLKKKLSLTNCVAVHSLAHMYTLDQLALRAADMIRRNFHKVIQDEEFYTLPFHLVRDWLSDAEITVDSEEVLFEAVVKWVQKNPDERGRYFEELFRLLRLPQIKPTYLTRVVKNERLVAANEACLRLVSEAVEGHAIRFENLKSADMEFWSSHMASFQPRFGQNMDVIMVVGGVSEGGDYLSECVGYFIYEDRWVNLPHIHNHLDGHAIAATESHVYVAGSMEPGFAKTVERYNPNRNTWEQVSNLTTRKHSFGLTCIKDILYSIGGHGNFSPGFKDVSVYEPEQDKWHNLESAPKILRDVKAVSVEDRYVYVTARTPVDTDNEDGLKTVTTRYDTESRQWQDVDSLPLIDNYCIFQMAVASTNFYHTASCCPKSYTVRDEVAKQKISLRISDEILESLPPEVTSIEGAAICHFDEDVFIIGGWKNSDDVDKQYRKEAYRYCAERKRWMLLPPMPQPRCRATACHVRIPYRFLYGCQRYPMPQNLARQRDRMQQMQQLHRRTLTLRRQLQSQIEC; encoded by the exons ATGTGTGGCTGCGTATGTCGCCTTCTTTCCGTCTCTAGTATACTTCATTTTCCACCACTGCGCACCTCCAGCGCTGGCAGCAGAATGGCAGCGGCGGCTCCTAACCCGGAGGACTCCGCCAGGAGCAGCGGCGGCAGCGGCACCAGCACGCCCAGCGCCCTCGCAGGAGACGGGGACGCGGAAGAGACCGAGgacttcacctcctcctcccactgctcGGAGCTGTCTCGGCGGCAGAACGAGCAGAGGAAGCAGGGCTTGTTCTGCGACGTGACGCTGGCCTTCAGCAGCGGTGTGGCTACCGGCAGCGTCCAGAGCTGTGAGTTTTCAGCCCACAGGTCGGTCCTGGCTGCGGCTACCGATTATTTTACCCCCTTGCTAGGAGGACAGTTTTCGGAATCCTTGTCTGGAAGGGTAGAAATGAAGGAATGGAGCTCAGAACTTGGACCAGACCCGGATACCGTGGAGAGCGTTATCCAGTACATGTACACTGGAGAAATACGCGTTAGCACCTGCAATGTACATGAAGTGCTGGAGCTTGCTGACAG attTCTCCTGGTGCAGCTGAAGGAGTTTTGTGGCGAGTTcctgaagaagaagctgagTCTGACCAACTGTGTGGCGGTGCACAGTCTCGCCCACATGTACACTTTGGATCAGCTGGCGCTACGTGCCGCAGACATGATCCGGCGCAACTTCCACAAGGTTATCCAGGATGAGGAGTTCTACACCCTGCCCTTTCATCTGGTCCGCGACTGGCTGTCGGATGCGGAGATCACGGTGGATTCGGAGGAGGTGCTTTTTGAGGCCGTGGTGAAGTGGGTCCAGAAAAACCCAGACGAGCGAGGCCGCTACTTCGAGGAGCTGTTCCGCCTTCTTAGGCTGCCGCAAATCAAGCCCACCTACCTGACCAGGGTGGTGAAAAATGAGCGCCTGGTGGCCGCCAACGAGGCCTGTCTCCGGCTGGTGTCAGAGGCGGTGGAGGGCCATGCTATTCGCTTTGAGAACCTTAAATCAGCGGATATGGAGTTCTGgtcttcccacatggcttcctTTCAGCCTCGCTTCGGCCAAAACATGGACGTTATCATGGTGGTCGGCGGTGTGTCGGAGGGAGGGGACTACCTGAGCGAGTGCGTTGGCTACTTTATATATGAGGACCGATGGGTCAACCTGCCTCACATCCATAACCACCTGGATGGCCATGCTATCGCTGCCACGGAGTCCCACGTCTACGTAGCTGGTTCAATGGAACCAGGCTTTGCTAAGACAGTTGAACGTTACAATCCTAACCGCAACACCTGGGAGCAGGTGAGCAACCTGACCACACGCAAGCACTCCTTTGGCCTCACCTGCATTAAGGATATACTGTACAGCATTGGTGGACACGGGAACTTCAGTCCAGGTTTCAAAGATGTCAGTGTTTATGAGCCTGAGCAGGACAAGTGGCATAATCTGGAATCTGCCCCGAAAATTCTGCGGGACGTGAAGGCAGTGAGTGTGGAGGACCGTTATGTGTATGTCACAGCACGCACACCTGTCGATACAGATAATGAGGATGGACTGAAGACAGTGACCACACGCTATGACACAGAGAGCCGTCAATGGCAAGATGTTGACTCCCTGCCTCTTATTGACAACTATTGCATCTTTCAGATGGCTGTGGCCTCCACTAACTTCTACCACACGGCCTCCTGCTGCCCAAAGAGCTACACAGTGAGGGATGAGGTGGCCAAACAGAAGATCAGCCTGCGCATCTCCGACGAGATCCTGGAGAGTCTGCCACCGGAGGTCACTAGCATTGAGGGCGCTGCCATCTGCCACTTTGATGAGGACGTCTTTATTATCGGCGGCTGGAAGAACAGTGATGACGTAGACAAGCAGTACCGTAAAGAGGCCTACCGCTACTGCGCTGAGAGGAAGCGCTGGATGCTGCTGCCGCCCATGCCTCAGCCGCGCTGCCGAGCCACTGCCTGCCATGTCCGCATCCCCTACCGTTTCCTGTACGGCTGCCAGCGCTATCCCATGCCCCAGAATCTGGCCCGCCAGCGAGACCGCATGCAGcaaatgcagcagcttcacCGGCGCACGCTCACCCTGCGCCGGCAGCTCCAGTCGCAGATAGAGTGCTGA